A region of the Microscilla marina ATCC 23134 genome:
ATGGAATTATTGGTTTGGCAAAAGCGCTAGAGCTTGCTTATGAAGAAATGAACGAGCACCGGACAAGCATCGAGCAGGTAAAATTATATATGATTGAGCAGTTGAAACATAAAATTGCGGGGGTTGATTTTAATGGTGAAAGTGGCAACCTTGACAAAAGCTTGTATACTGTCTTAAATGTATGTTTGCCACCTACCGACAATGCCGACATGTTACTGTTTAATCTGGACATTCATCAAATTTCTGCCTCTGGTGGCAGTGCATGCTCTAGTGGTTCAGATGTAGGTTCACATGTATTGAGGGCTTTGGACAGACCCAAAGACCGTGGAGCGGTGCGTTTTTCATTTAGTCGCTACAATACCAAAGAAGAGGTAGACTATGTGGTAGAAAAACTTGCCGAAATGTATACTGTAAGTGATCTTTCATAAATAATTTGAGCCATTAAAGTGTATCTATTGCCCTCATTCTTCTCAAAAAAAAAGTTTCATAGCTTTGGCTATGCACCGTTTTTTTTGAATCGTTTGAGAACAATATATTTTCTTGAATTGGCACATCTTATTTTTTCCAGATCACTAACTACTAAATAGTAGCATATTGCGATCTATATACGAATAGGCTTTATCAATGATTTCAAAACCGTACACTAATTTTTCACTACTAATACTTGTGCAGAGTTTAATTTTATCAGTCTCAAAAGTGCTTGAAAAACAGCATCTTTACTTTCCGCCTTAGTTTGTGGGCGTTAAGAAATTACCTTCGGTGAGCTCAGCACAGCGAAGCTGTAGCTATCGGTTTGAGAAATGAAGCCGTAAAAACAGATCACTGTTTGAGCCGCAGGCGAGTTTGAGCTGTTTCGGCGTAATGAAACAAATTTTAGCCAGGCAAACTACAGCGGTGGCTTTTTTTGGTTCGTTTTTTTAGCTAAAGAAAATCCATGATCCCGAACTTGATTCGGGGAAATGAACGGATGCCTGAGGGAAACGAAACCAGGTTTTATTCTACAACTCAACAGATTAGCAGCTATTGTTATGCTGTAAAACTATTAAAAAAATCAAGACTTATCTGCTATAAAAAAGTGTACGGTTTCAAAATCAATGATACAACTTTGGTAAAGTCTATTATTTTTTGCCAATTATTTAATAACTCTTTGACGATACCCTTGTGAAAAATTTCATTTATACCTGTATAGTGGTTTTGATAGTGGCCTGCTCTAACAAAAAAGAGATACCTAAAGACATTATACCTAAAAAAGAAATGGTGAATATGTTGGTAGATATTCACCTCGAAGAATCAAAAATAGATGCATCCCGGTATTTGTTACGTGACTCGGCACAGGTAGCTTATTTCAAAGCACAAGTGGATATATTTAAAAAGTATAAAACAGACAGTACCCGTTACTACAAAAGCTATGACTACTACTTTGAAAACATGAATCACATGAAAGACATTTACACAGAAGTAGCCGAAAAAATGAAAGCAATGAGCGATAGTGTAGCCAATACCCTGAAAGACTCAAGTAGCAACAAGAAAAAAAACAAGCCCAAGAAAAAGACTCCAAAGGTAGCCAAACCCCTGATAGAGGTGAAAATGATACCAAACAAACCAAAAGCCAACGCAGACAAAAAGAAATAATGAAAAAGACCAAGCGCCAAGCTTGATCTTAGGAATGCTTCCAAAATAAATTTACATTCTTAACCTCATCTTTTGTTGCTATACTTTGTTAAAAAATAGCCGAATAGCGCTGCTATTAGCCGACCATCCCTCAAGCTCGCTCAATATCCACTGGATATTGCCGTGCCGCGTCTAGCTTCAAAATATTTTGTAAACTATAGAAATTTATTTTTTCACCATTCCTTAGGTTGATTTTATGCCTCTGCAAATGCTTTCATCAAGTATGCTTTAAACTCCTCAAAACTGTTAGACATCGTCAGGTTTTTATTGGGGTTATCCATTACCTCTTGCAATTTTTCGGGTATTGGCAACTTCTGTCCGATGGTTTGTTCTACTACCTCCAGAAATTTAGCGGGGTGGGCGGTAGACAAAAACACCCCTACTATATCATCGTCTTTGTTGGCAAGGTACTCTTGAGTAGCACGATAGCCAATGGCACTGTGAGGGTCTAGCACATATTGGCTATGCGCAAACACCTTTTTGATGGTTTCTTTGGTTTCCTCATCGTTGTAATACTTCCCGGTGATTTTCCCTTCAAACGCTTGATAATCATCACCTAACCACTCTTTGATCCGGGCAAAGTTGCTGGGGTTGCCCACGTCCATCGCGTTAGAAATGGTAGCAAACGACGGGTGAGGAGTAAACTCGCCACTTTGCAAAAACTGAGGGAATACATTGTTTTTATTGGTTGCCGAAACAAAGCCATGAACAGGCAAGCCCATCTGTTGAGCAAGCAACCCTCCACATAGGTTACCCAAGTTGCCACTAGGCACAGTAAATACTAGTTTTTTGCCCAAATGCTTGAGTTGCGCATAAGCATAAAAATAATAAAACGATTGGGGAATCAATCGGCTGATATTGATGGAGTTAGCCGATGACAGCGGTAGTTGATTTCTTAGTTCATCGTTGAGAAAAGCTTGCTTGACTAGTTTCTGACAGTCGTCGAAAGTACCGTCAATGGCTATCGCGGTCACGTTTTCGCCCAGCGTGCTAAACTGCTTTTCCTGAATAGGGCTCACCTTACCTGCCGGGTAAAGTACCACCACCTTGATACCAGGTACTTGATAAAAGCCTTGGGCTACCGCCCCGCCAGTATCGCCCGAAGTGGCTACCAAAATATGAATATCTTGTGTTTGAGTAGCTGAAGCATCAGTGGCTTGTTTGGTTTGCCAATAGCCCATCAGTTGTGCCATAAAACGTGCCCCAAAATCTTTGAAGGCAAGTGTAGGTCCGTGAAAAAGCTCTTGTACATATACCTGTTCGTCTAACTTCTTGACAGGAGCATCAAAATTGATTGCTGTGCGTACACAACGCTCAAGGTCAGCTTCAGGTATTTCATCGCCCAACAGGGCTTTAGTTACTTCAATGGCTATTTCTGGTAAAGACAACGATTCGATGTTGTCGAAAAAACTAGCAGGCAGGGTAGGTACCTGCTTGGGCACATATAAACCATTATCGGGCGGAAGCCCCTGAAAGATCGC
Encoded here:
- a CDS encoding DUF4296 domain-containing protein, which encodes MKNFIYTCIVVLIVACSNKKEIPKDIIPKKEMVNMLVDIHLEESKIDASRYLLRDSAQVAYFKAQVDIFKKYKTDSTRYYKSYDYYFENMNHMKDIYTEVAEKMKAMSDSVANTLKDSSSNKKKNKPKKKTPKVAKPLIEVKMIPNKPKANADKKK
- the thrC gene encoding threonine synthase, which produces MQLYSTQKQSKEVSFQQAIFQGLPPDNGLYVPKQVPTLPASFFDNIESLSLPEIAIEVTKALLGDEIPEADLERCVRTAINFDAPVKKLDEQVYVQELFHGPTLAFKDFGARFMAQLMGYWQTKQATDASATQTQDIHILVATSGDTGGAVAQGFYQVPGIKVVVLYPAGKVSPIQEKQFSTLGENVTAIAIDGTFDDCQKLVKQAFLNDELRNQLPLSSANSINISRLIPQSFYYFYAYAQLKHLGKKLVFTVPSGNLGNLCGGLLAQQMGLPVHGFVSATNKNNVFPQFLQSGEFTPHPSFATISNAMDVGNPSNFARIKEWLGDDYQAFEGKITGKYYNDEETKETIKKVFAHSQYVLDPHSAIGYRATQEYLANKDDDIVGVFLSTAHPAKFLEVVEQTIGQKLPIPEKLQEVMDNPNKNLTMSNSFEEFKAYLMKAFAEA